In one Yarrowia lipolytica chromosome 1A, complete sequence genomic region, the following are encoded:
- a CDS encoding uncharacterized protein (Partial Line element), whose protein sequence is MPWWVFDTEYIAWLKFHVKSILKRYGPLKPSLKLQCLKENIKVTIQQEAKNRALRDSNHPDNRRREALMATASDWQAYPANEPYPMLHARVEQSKQQMEIHSLRNHQGRVKTDTSSLCDISARYFDNIFDRAADINDTDDSAFLDLFPEETRRVNTANPSLDSSFTKEEIFDTIKASTHNSAPGPDGIPYRFYRDCWDELGDLMTDVYNEAGADSPISTERNTAIIKLLYKSGDQADISNYRPISLINTEVKIYTQLINKAIQNILPDSIHGAQNGFVPGRHITNNLDTMDHFCNAYSQLNMGWVVGSLDFRKAYDTISQSWVIKTLRNVGVSELMINRILAVQQNAVTRINIRGVLSRPVRIKIGVRQGCPLSPTLFIIAVDALVRRLDREMFGLAPGLPLSHHHTTGHRPPQPPTHPEAVAAGHMKVSAFADDIAVFLNNIQDVATVGRVLCLFQRVSGLTLNPSKTVLQKIGPPDCFVPLTFIDAEWQRTIDATWPTDNNTRQAPTLRTSDNIFRYLGVHFGNRERLDTHYAQIKEDLKESLRRLSLWGLPYYSKAWMINIYFFSKLNFLGPYVSQIDNTFIRELNELACDKINKLSPDKTRKTFSNGFIQTPVGRGGLNLRDMGRFMVCLKAARAYRFFHGSSPALWDCTFQFYSRTHSLTQEKPHQRVDCRFPTGQAWGYAASPTMRDAIRASFELNKPLTAEHANPREDHEPSTTDTVNHRIWERNQVNVRAAESFREAHVDIAAARRYHPVRMVSTAEIDHLRWSMGPLTLENFMFHKTSSPDLPNFPHTLARPKKWTQRSDYGGISDDMVWQEVMHDLRKHYIADANKAQVLHLMRISRLPLVKWRYPDDHVFTKKNPGCGLCDKAIIQDLHEHIFCKCEVLLSMLTRMKIPSVDSLKDWIFTESKCGVLPSFPGHVNSDAPRKHQQVKTRKYLRELAYGIWKMERSLRYSGDDATLGHVQQGLLQFLKEAQMCFYDGQPPALHDERE, encoded by the coding sequence ATGCCCTGGTGGGTTTTTGATACAGAGTACATTGCTTGGCTCAAGTTCCACGTCAAATCCATTCTGAAGCGATATGGTCCTTTGAAGCCCAGCCTGAAGCTGCAATGCCTGAAAGAAAACATTAAGGTCACCATCCAACAGGAAGCCAAAAACCGCGCACTTCGAGATTCCAACCACCCAGACAACAGACGCCGCGAGGCCCTcatggcaacagcctcaGACTGGCAAGCCTACCCAGCTAACGAGCCATACCCGATGCTCCATGCTCGGGTCGAACAATCCAAGcaacagatggagatccacTCCCTACggaaccaccaaggccgagtgaagaccgacacctcctctctctgcgACATCTCAGCTCGATACTTTGACAACATCTTCGACAGAGCTGCCGATATCAacgacaccgacgacagcgcCTTTTTAGACCTCTTCCCCGAAGAAACCCGGAGGGTGAATACAGCTAACCCAAGCCTGGACTCGTCTtttaccaaggaggagatcttcgATACCATCAAGGCGTCTACGCACAACAGCGCGCCAGGGCCAGACGGCATCCCGTACAGGTTCTACCGCGACTGCTGGGATGAGCTGGGGGACTTGATGACGGACGTCTACAACGAAGCTGGAGCCGACTCGCCCATCAGCACCGAACGCAACACCGCTATCatcaaactactgtacaagtcggGAGATCAGgccgacatctccaactacaggcCTATTTCTTTGATCAACACAGAGGTGAAGATCTACACACAGCTCATTAACAAAgccatccagaacattCTTCCGGACAGCATTCACGGCGCCCAAAACGGTTTCGTACCGGGTCGACACATCACTAACAAtctcgacaccatggaTCATTTTTGCAACGCCTACTCCCAGCTGAACATGGGTTGGGTCGTAGGATCACTGGACTTCCGGAAAGCCTACGACACTATCAGCCAGAGTTGGGTGATAAAGACGCTTCGAAATGTGGGTGTCTCGGAACTGATGATCAACCGTATCCTAGCTGTACAACAGAACGCAGTAACGAGAATCAACATCAGAGGTGTCCTATCTCGCCCAGTCCGCATCAAGATCGGAGTGAGACAAGGAtgccctctctctccaaccctcttcatcatcgcAGTAGACGCACTTGTGCGTCGTCTGGACCGAGAGATGTTTGGACTGGCCCCAGGCCTGCCACtatcccaccaccacaccactgGGCACAGGCCGCCACAACCCCCTACTCACCCggaggcagtggcagctggACACATGAAGGTGTCGGCTTTCGCGGACGACATAGCGgtgttcctcaacaacatccaggacgTGGCCACGGTTGGTAGAGtgctctgcctcttccaacggGTCTCAGGCCTCACACTAAACCCGTCAAAGACGGTGCTTCAGAAGATCGGCCCCCCCGATTGTTTTGTTCCACTAACCTTTATTGACGCAGAATGGCAGCGAACAATTGACGCCACCTGGCcaaccgacaacaacacacgacAGGCCCCGACGCTCCGGACATCTGACAACATTTTCCGGTACCTCGGAGTACACTTCGGAAATCGCGAAAGGTTGGACACGCACTAcgctcagatcaaggaggacctcaaggagtcgcTGCGACGCCTTTCACTATGGGGTCTCCCCTATTACAGCAAGGCGTGGATGATCAacatctacttcttctcgaaactGAATTTCCTTGGACCCTACGTCAGCCAGATCGACAACACCTTCATCCGAGAGCTGAACGAACTAGCGtgcgacaagatcaacaaatTATCACCCGACAAAACACGCAAAACCTTCAGCAATGGTTTCATCCAAACTCCGgtaggcagaggaggactgAACCTGCGGGACATGGGACGTTTCATGGTGTGCCTGAAGGCCGCTCGGGCTTACAGGTTCTTCCATGGCTCATCGCCGGCCCTTTGGGACTGCACCTTCCAGTTCTACAGCAGAACTCACAGTCTCACACAGGAAAAGCCACACCAGCGCGTCGACTGCCGCTTTCCGACAGGCCAAGCTTGGGGCTACGCAgcctcccccaccatgcGAGACGCAATCagagcttctttcgagctcaacaagccccTCACCGCGGAACATGCCaaccctcgagaagatcacgAGCCCTctacaacagacacagttaATCACAGAATCTGGGAACGAAACCAGGTGAAcgtgagagcagcagaatctttCCGGGAAGCACACGTCGACATCGCAGCCGCGAGACGATACCATCCGGTCAGAATGGTGTCCACAGCGGAAATCGACCACCTCCGGTGGAGCATGGGACCACTTACTCtagagaacttcatgtttcacaagacctcgtctcccgacttgccaaacttcccacacacacttgcACGACCGAAGAAGTGGACTCAACGAAGCGACTACGGGGGCATCTCtgacgacatggtctgGCAGGAGGTAATGCATGACCTTCGAAAACACTACATcgccgacgccaacaaagcacaagttcttcacctcatGCGGATATCTCGACTTCCGCTCGtgaaatggagataccctgacgaccacgttttcaccaagaagaatccAGGATGCGGGCTCTGTGATAAGGCCATCATTCAGGATCTGCACGAGCATATCTTCTGCAAGTgcgaagttcttctttccatgttgaccaggatgaagattccgtcagtggactctctaaaggactggatctttaccgagtcgaaatgtggagtactcccctctttcccagggcatgtgaacagtgacgccccccggaaacatcaacaagtcaagacACGCAAATATCTGCGGGAATTGGCTtatgggatctggaagatggagagatcccTCCGGTACTCAGGGGACGACGCCACcctgggacatgtccaacagggtttgcttcaattcctgaaggaagcccagatgtgtttctacgatggacaaccgccagcacttcacgatgagcgagagtag
- a CDS encoding uncharacterized protein (Truncated form of YALI0A17776g, no similarity), with protein sequence MPADMYGITLDPSQLSGSVDSISTNLIPITPAFQGSPHWFIYSYSPNSIASPQNIANSTHSRTNPARHLAPQQQQLSGITQQNWNRMVDVSRKHTNIYGLMDKRLQAVEKELASLKFKLGALVSLEPRQEAADQHCIKLGNRIDQLHSMLNQMGAEVTHTVNSLQNRVESALSLSGNNNNNNNNHATNANDAVVTPEKRAYPFEEEHLTKRRRSEHSNNIMFNSENGFVPPPISRMLSELRKFPTLTCVNPNSKITARFAVMDGKCVLLAGSEDKWEFGFDDDDVGGSEPVHTCDNANSSAKASPEITTQTSISNPSAIIDAGNSAQASPVVQTFSVAQSSPVNPVTQLHPSVHAPQLRGPVSPAARGSSPLLVYTHTHQSPTVSSPLVQCVHPQSPSAPAPTLTSAAAENVTVPASTPAVPSVPVGALSQANATGGYVEVPSPVEKAAPTLPAAANQELNNLSPEPALAPVTVETPTADRARSGSEPVSGAKQVTASDQASTAAAHGRVSEPAASDPASQAAASDRTSKVSASPVVTSASDMHMRRNEARKQRQQLLEQEKRISDSITASFATTENSPAIAPTAPPPRPHFSQLDERTLERNRERAEEEHLEREERERREMVQRDVQGRRKAAQKAQARAKSQLADEHAAREAAHELIHARVAAERKRATAEEAARKARLQAEAERQREEEAEAEAARQLEQRVVERRRKEVEQQRKEQEAEAELRGVAETAKSVQEASSKLSNRIKKTNQARDVAAAIIHRLNGNKDDEESGSQSGREQETTPVASDAFSQSAYPQATTAEYASSATDTASASTGSSMKERAEKMRQLRDKQKTMQPIKTEMNSATDNEANDKSVRSSKLSEKSTEGQRKKRKSVDESSGKRAETLGRHIEDAQKRPDGVKKRPDVTKKIVSKKGISKPAPSTAKMSMFERLKKGIPGEIPPPPPPPPRSSKKGNKRNSKEKSKLAVSSDSSLSDAIWIDISD encoded by the coding sequence ATGCCTGCTGACATGTATGGCATCACTCTCGATCCCTCGCAGTTGTCGGGCTCGGTTGattccatctccaccaatCTTATCCCTATCACGCCTGCGTTCCAGGGTTCTCCCCACTGGTTTATTTACAGCTATTCACCTAATTCGATTGCGTCACCCCAAAACATTGCCAATAGCACACATTCTCGAACTAATCCTGCGAGACACCTCGCaccccagcaacaacaactgTCTGGAATCACTCAGCAAAACTGGAACCGGATGGTGGACGTGTCGCGAAAGCACACAAATATTTATGGCTTGATGGATAAACGACTGCAGGCGGTAGAGAAGGAGCTCGCTAGTCTCAAATTCAAGCTAGGCGCTTTGGTTTCACTTGAGCCCCGTCAGGAAGCCGCTGATCAGCACTGCATCAAACTCGGCAACCGGATAGATCAGCTCCACAGCATGTTGAACCAGATGGGTGCAGAGGTCACCCATACTGTCAACTCTCTTCAGAATCGAGTTGAATCCGCCCTATCTCTTTctggcaacaacaacaacaacaacaacaaccacgCCACTAACGCTAACGACGCTGTGGTTACTCCAGAAAAGCGCGCCTATCCttttgaagaagaacacTTGACGAAAAGACGCCGAAGCGAGCATTCTAATAATATTATGTTTAACTCCGAGAACGGGTTTGTTCCTCCGCCCATCTCGCGTATGTTGAGCGAGTTGAGAAAGTTTCCCACATTGACGTGTGTAAATCCCAACTCCAAGATCACTGCTCGGTTTGCAGTCATGGATGGCAAGTGTGTCTTGTTGGCAGGCTCCGAGGACAAGTGGGAGTTTGGgtttgacgacgacgatgtgGGAGGCAGTGAGCCAGTCCACACGTGTGACAACGCAAACAGTTCTGCCAAGGCTTCTCCCGAAATTACCACTCAAACGAGTATCTCAAATCCGAGCGCAATAATCGACGCTGGTAACTCTGCTCAGGCTTCACCCGTGGTTCAGACCTTCTCAGTCGCACAGTCCTCGCCTGTTAATCCTGTTACCCAGTTGCATCCTTCGGTACATGCCCCACAACTACGAGGCCCTGTGAGCCCTGCAGCACGGGGTTCATCGCCTCTGCTTGTCTACACTCATACTCATCAGTCTCCGACCGTGTCTTCTCCTTTAGTTCAGTGTGTGCACCCCCAGTCTCCCTCGGCTCCTGCCCCTACCTTGACGtccgctgctgctgaaaaCGTGACAGTCCCTGCTTCCACTCCGGCAGTTCCTTCAGTCCCTGTGGGTGCCCTTTCTCAAGCAAATGCCACTGGTGGGTACGTGGAAGTACCCTCTCCCGTTGAGAAGGCCGCGCCCACTCTTCCTGCAGCTGCGAATCAGGAGTTGAACAACCTGTCACCTGAACCCGCGCTGGCTCCCGTCACTGTGGAGACCCCCACAGCTGACCGTGCTAGAAGCGGCTCTGAGCCTGTCTCTGGGGCCAAGCAAGTGACAGCATCCGATCAAGCCTCTACAGCTGCTGCACATGGTCGTGTTTCTGAGCCGGCTGCTTCCGATCCTGCctctcaagcagctgcttctgaCCGTACTTCTAAGGTATCTGCCTCACCAGTGGTGACTTCCGCCTCAGACATGCATATGCGACGAAACGAGGCCCGTAAACAGCGCCAGCAGCTTttggagcaggagaagcgTATCTCTGACTCTATCACGGCGTCGTTCGCTACCACAGAGAACTCTCCCGCTATCGCTCCTACTGcaccacctcctcgtcctcacTTCTCTCAGTTGGATGAGCGCACTCTCGAAAGGAACAGGGAAAGAGCCGAAGAGGAACATTTGGAGCGAGAAGAACGTGAGCGACGGGAGATGGTACAGCGAGACGTGCAAGGACGTCGTAAGGCTGCTCAGAAAGCTCAGGCCCGTGCCAAGTCTCAACTTGCGGATGAACATGCTGCCCGGGAAGCTGCACACGAACTTATTCACGCCCGAGTTGCTGCTGAAAGGAAGCGTGCTACcgctgaggaggctgctaGGAAAGCGCGTCTGCAGGCCGAAGCcgagagacagagagaggaagaggctgaggctgaAGCGGCACGGCAGCTGGAGCAGCGGGTGGTAGAACGGCGGAGGAAAGAGGTTGAACAACAAaggaaggagcaggaggccgaggctgagCTTCGGGGAGTTGCTGAGACTGCCAAGTCTGTGCAAGAGGCTAGCAGCAAGCTTTCTAATAGGATCAAGAAGACAAATCAGGCTCGCGATGTTGCCGCAGCCATAATCCATCGTCTGAACGGCAACAAGGACGATGAAGAGAGTGGATCGCAGTCTGGTCGCGAACAAGAAACAACTCCAGTGGCATCTGACGCCTTTTCCCAGTCAGCTTATCCGCAGGCTACTACTGCTGAATATGCTTCCAgtgctaccgacactgcTTCGGCTTCTACAGGGTCGTCTATGAAGGAGCGAGCTGAGAAGATGCGCCAGTTGCGAGACAAGCAGAAAACCATGCAGCCTATCAAGACAGAAATGAACTCTGCGACTGACAATGAGGCCAATGATAAGTCTGTCAGATCCAGCAAGCTGTCCGAGAAGTCTACCGAAGGACaaaggaagaagaggaagagtgTGGACGAGAGCAGCGGAAAGCGAGCGGAGACTCTGGGAAGGCATATCGAAGACGCTCAGAAGCGTCCTGACGGCGTCAAAAAGCGACCCGACGTCACTAAGAAGATTGtctccaagaagggcaTCTCCAAACCCGCTCCTTCCACTGCCAAAATGAGTATGTTTGAGCGTCTGAAGAAAGGCATTCCTGGCGAGATCccgccacctcctccaccgcctCCTAGGTCTTCTAAAAAGGGCAACAAGCGTAATtccaaggagaagagtAAACTCGCAGTGTCTTCTGATTCTTCGTTGTCAGATGCCATCTGGATCGATATCAGTGATTAA